In Streptomyces thermolilacinus SPC6, a single genomic region encodes these proteins:
- a CDS encoding ABC transporter permease produces the protein MTSPTEIEGTAASVTLDKDTTAKTEAAEETKQGHQGRSPSQLMWTRFKRDKVGVVSAFVVVFFFVIGALAPVISALYGKDPYTLYPSVPGYEDILDEFAMPYGVFGGMSGEFWFGVEPNLGRDVFTMLLYGIRTSLYLAVVVTVLSVVTGVLIGMVGGFFGGKVDYWLGRVTDFFLAFPSQLFFIAFMPVVTALFVDPREETPTYLRAVAIVLVMWFLGWMGMARLVRSSVLTIREREFVEAALVSGASRWRIVRKEILPNIVTPILVQGTYMLPSAILSIAFLSYVGVGFTEETPDWGRMFAIGADIYEQNPAFMFFPGIAMVVFILAFNLLGDSVRDAFDPKTGR, from the coding sequence ATGACCAGTCCAACTGAGATCGAGGGCACCGCAGCCTCCGTCACCTTGGACAAAGACACCACGGCCAAGACCGAAGCCGCGGAGGAGACCAAGCAGGGCCACCAGGGCCGATCGCCCAGCCAGCTGATGTGGACGCGCTTCAAGCGCGACAAGGTCGGCGTGGTCTCGGCCTTCGTGGTCGTCTTCTTCTTCGTGATCGGCGCCCTCGCCCCCGTCATCTCCGCGCTCTACGGCAAGGACCCGTACACGCTCTACCCGTCGGTGCCGGGGTACGAGGACATCCTCGACGAGTTCGCCATGCCGTACGGCGTGTTCGGCGGCATGTCCGGCGAGTTCTGGTTCGGCGTCGAGCCGAACCTGGGCCGCGACGTGTTCACGATGCTGCTCTACGGCATCCGCACGTCGCTCTACCTCGCGGTGGTCGTGACGGTGCTCTCCGTCGTCACCGGTGTCCTCATCGGCATGGTCGGCGGGTTCTTCGGCGGCAAGGTGGACTACTGGCTGGGCCGGGTCACCGACTTCTTCCTCGCCTTCCCGAGCCAGCTGTTCTTCATCGCCTTCATGCCCGTCGTGACCGCGCTGTTCGTGGACCCGCGGGAGGAGACGCCGACCTACCTCCGGGCCGTGGCGATCGTCCTCGTGATGTGGTTCCTCGGCTGGATGGGCATGGCGCGCCTGGTGCGCAGCTCCGTACTGACCATCCGCGAGCGGGAGTTCGTCGAGGCCGCGCTGGTCTCCGGCGCCTCTCGCTGGAGGATCGTCCGCAAGGAGATCCTGCCCAACATCGTGACCCCGATCCTGGTGCAGGGCACGTACATGCTGCCCAGCGCCATCCTCTCGATCGCGTTCCTCTCCTACGTCGGTGTCGGCTTCACCGAGGAGACCCCGGACTGGGGCCGCATGTTCGCCATCGGCGCGGACATCTACGAGCAGAACCCGGCGTTCATGTTCTTCCCCGGTATCGCGATGGTGGTCTTCATCCTCGCCTTCAACCTGCTGGGCGACTCGGTCCGCGACGCGTTCGACCCCAAGACCGGACGGTGA
- a CDS encoding ABC transporter family substrate-binding protein has protein sequence MSHVGVRALRSAALLTSGALAVSVLAGCSSGDEEDGARAVPADIAAVPRASVADGGTLRWAVDALPATFNAFQADADAATARVAGAVLPSLFTLDERGRPQLNRNYLESAEIIEREPKQVVRYKLHQQAVWSDGREIGAPDFVAQWRALRGRDSAYWTARNAGYERVEKIERGADDLEVRVTFAKPYADWKSLFTPLYPKEVTGSPSTFNDGARTTLPKTAGPFRLKALDKKAGTVTLVRDPRWWGEPAKLDRLVLRAVPRDRRAQALTANTVDIAEIDAPLAARIARAVREGKAGAQGSPAPAPDTGKAPSAALESWATAHGSDKAKAAAERAARLREQRAAAAYEAEQRALRAYVVRKTLEPAYTQLALNGESGPLADERVRRAVARALDRRELAQSVLAPLGLPAEPVGSHLALAGQDAYADSSGALGGQDTEEAMALLADAGWTKEGARASAAPKEGTKAGAEASGAPSKGTPSKDAATEAAPSKAPSKAASPAAAPAPADRTTTGGATTAGVAADTARTVDLPSDEGLYIVGDEKPAADSRPGTRVVAPAPAAAVHSRLVVGQARAVTAALTAETDARTDAKDATGAPERPKAQGGAPGAYAPVGTAAPAAPGKGAPSPAAGAPVGPLGKDGQPLTLRFVLPSGPGSESLRAVGDKIARMLDRIGVRTEITKVPDESFFKDHIASGDYDLALYSWPGTAFPATDGRPIYAKPEPATDGSLLVEQNYTRVGTDHIDQLFEQAAAELDEKAARDLVRRADARIWAAAGSIPLFQRPELVAVRKNVVNAGAFGFATPAYENIGFAAPKKK, from the coding sequence ATGTCCCACGTCGGCGTCCGCGCACTCCGGTCCGCCGCGCTCCTCACCAGCGGGGCGCTCGCCGTATCCGTACTCGCCGGCTGCAGCTCCGGGGACGAGGAGGACGGCGCCCGGGCCGTGCCCGCCGACATCGCGGCCGTCCCGCGCGCCTCGGTCGCGGACGGCGGCACCCTGCGCTGGGCGGTGGACGCGCTGCCCGCCACCTTCAACGCCTTCCAGGCCGACGCCGACGCCGCCACCGCCCGGGTCGCCGGGGCCGTGCTGCCGTCCCTCTTCACCCTCGACGAGCGCGGCAGGCCGCAGCTGAACCGGAACTACCTGGAGTCCGCCGAGATCATCGAGCGCGAGCCCAAGCAGGTCGTCCGGTACAAGCTGCACCAGCAGGCCGTGTGGAGCGACGGCCGGGAGATCGGCGCCCCCGACTTCGTCGCCCAGTGGCGGGCCCTGCGCGGCCGCGACAGCGCGTACTGGACGGCGCGCAACGCCGGGTACGAGCGCGTCGAGAAGATCGAGCGCGGCGCCGACGACCTGGAGGTCCGGGTCACCTTCGCCAAGCCGTACGCCGACTGGAAGTCGCTGTTCACGCCGCTGTACCCGAAGGAGGTCACCGGCTCGCCGAGCACCTTCAACGACGGCGCCCGCACCACGCTGCCGAAGACCGCGGGGCCGTTCCGGCTGAAGGCGCTCGACAAGAAGGCCGGCACCGTCACCCTGGTCCGCGACCCGCGCTGGTGGGGCGAGCCCGCGAAGCTCGACCGCCTCGTCCTGCGCGCCGTCCCGCGCGATCGCCGCGCCCAGGCGCTCACCGCGAACACCGTGGACATCGCCGAGATCGACGCGCCCCTCGCCGCCCGCATCGCCCGCGCCGTACGGGAGGGCAAGGCGGGCGCGCAGGGCAGCCCCGCGCCCGCGCCGGACACCGGGAAGGCGCCCTCGGCCGCCCTGGAGTCCTGGGCCACCGCGCACGGCTCCGACAAGGCGAAGGCGGCGGCCGAGCGCGCCGCGCGGCTGCGCGAGCAGCGCGCCGCCGCCGCGTACGAGGCCGAGCAGCGGGCCCTGCGCGCGTACGTCGTCCGCAAGACCCTGGAGCCCGCGTACACGCAGCTCGCCCTGAACGGCGAGTCCGGGCCCCTCGCCGACGAGCGGGTGCGCCGCGCCGTCGCCCGCGCCCTGGACCGCCGCGAGCTGGCGCAGTCCGTACTCGCCCCGCTGGGGCTCCCGGCCGAGCCCGTCGGCTCGCACCTGGCGCTGGCCGGGCAGGACGCGTACGCCGACAGCAGCGGCGCGCTGGGCGGCCAGGACACGGAGGAGGCCATGGCCCTGCTCGCCGACGCGGGCTGGACGAAGGAGGGCGCCCGGGCGAGCGCCGCGCCGAAGGAGGGCACGAAGGCCGGGGCCGAGGCGTCCGGCGCGCCGTCGAAGGGGACGCCGTCGAAGGACGCCGCGACGGAGGCCGCCCCGTCCAAGGCGCCGTCGAAGGCCGCGTCGCCCGCCGCCGCGCCCGCCCCGGCCGACCGTACGACGACCGGCGGGGCGACGACCGCGGGGGTGGCGGCCGACACCGCGCGGACGGTGGACCTGCCGTCCGACGAGGGCCTGTACATCGTCGGCGACGAGAAGCCCGCCGCCGACAGCAGGCCCGGCACCCGCGTCGTCGCGCCCGCGCCCGCCGCCGCCGTCCACAGCAGGCTCGTCGTCGGCCAGGCCCGCGCCGTCACGGCCGCCCTGACCGCCGAGACGGACGCCCGCACCGACGCCAAGGACGCCACCGGTGCCCCCGAGCGGCCCAAGGCCCAGGGCGGTGCCCCCGGCGCGTACGCCCCCGTCGGCACCGCCGCACCGGCCGCCCCGGGCAAGGGCGCGCCCAGTCCCGCCGCCGGGGCGCCCGTGGGGCCCCTCGGCAAGGACGGGCAGCCGCTGACCCTCCGCTTCGTCCTGCCGTCGGGGCCCGGCTCCGAGTCGCTGCGCGCCGTCGGGGACAAGATCGCGCGGATGCTGGACCGCATCGGGGTGCGCACCGAGATCACCAAGGTCCCCGACGAGAGCTTCTTCAAGGACCACATCGCGTCCGGCGACTACGACCTCGCCCTCTACTCCTGGCCCGGCACGGCCTTCCCCGCCACCGACGGCCGCCCGATCTACGCCAAGCCGGAGCCCGCCACGGACGGCTCGCTGCTGGTGGAGCAGAACTACACGCGCGTCGGCACCGACCACATCGACCAGCTCTTCGAGCAGGCCGCCGCCGAGCTGGACGAGAAGGCCGCCCGCGACCTGGTGCGCCGCGCCGACGCCCGTATCTGGGCCGCCGCCGGATCGATCCCGCTCTTCCAGCGGCCCGAGCTCGTCGCGGTGCGGAAGAACGTGGTCAACGCGGGTGCCTTCGGCTTCGCGACGCCCGCCTACGAGAACATCGGGTTCGCGGCGCCGAAGAAGAAGTGA
- a CDS encoding TPM domain-containing protein, translating into MTRRAPRALVALLSGLLAAVCWLVGPAAPDGRAEEPGPLDRRGQITDRVDALGVRAPDVARALDRLYDEHRLQLFVVYVRDFSGRSPQDWADATADLGGLGTDDVLLAVATRERTYAYTADAAGRLTQARLDEVARTAVEPALRADDWAGAAIGAADGYGAVLAGRPVPVPAITSGVPDPGGGGSPGVDLLVPVVLVAGALAVAGYAYVSRRRRARTRTTPHGGVPVPDAEELDERARRALVETDDAVRTSQEELGFAVAQFGEAAAKRFAEAVAYAEGELTTAFRLRQRLDDAEPEDEVTRRAMLEEITTRCADAGRRLDEESAAFDELRDLERTAPQALAAAEAAHRDLEGRLTTAEAALSAMRARYTDTAAAPVATAPSQARARLAFAATNLSRAREALGPSAPGAPGGGGAGGTGPSYADREAAGGTDGGAGPAYDPAQAGGAGTVPGGGAVPGGADSGTDVGAGPAYDPAQAGGASGAGGGRVSVAPYLRAAEGAVGQAARLVEAVDRRAVELAEAAGRLPGALAEAEADLAEARGVLEGTPGGAAAELRGRVARLESVVRDVRRVTEAGRYDPIDALRRTEEADAALDEALEREGGVRRARAFLDQALLAARSSVGAAEDYLATHRGAVASEARTRLAEARRHLAEAEAGADLGPDAGTGAGAWADPRAALADAQRADALARQAQALAEQDVRMRGALGGRPGGPGGLGGAVLGGILLSGLMGGGRPGGMPGGFPGGPASFGGGGTRRRLGGGGRF; encoded by the coding sequence GTGACGCGCAGAGCCCCCCGGGCCCTCGTGGCCCTCCTGTCCGGGCTGTTGGCGGCGGTGTGCTGGCTGGTGGGGCCCGCCGCCCCGGACGGGCGCGCCGAGGAGCCGGGACCGCTGGACCGGCGGGGCCAGATCACCGACCGGGTGGACGCCCTCGGAGTGCGCGCCCCCGACGTGGCCCGCGCCCTGGACCGGCTGTACGACGAGCACCGGCTCCAGCTGTTCGTCGTGTACGTACGGGACTTCTCCGGCCGCTCCCCGCAGGACTGGGCCGACGCGACGGCGGACCTGGGCGGGCTCGGCACCGACGACGTGCTGCTCGCGGTGGCCACGCGGGAGCGGACCTACGCGTACACGGCCGACGCGGCGGGGCGGCTCACCCAGGCGCGGCTCGACGAGGTCGCGCGTACCGCCGTGGAGCCCGCGCTGCGCGCCGACGACTGGGCGGGCGCGGCGATCGGCGCGGCCGACGGGTACGGCGCGGTCCTCGCCGGGCGGCCCGTCCCCGTACCGGCGATCACCTCGGGCGTGCCCGACCCCGGGGGCGGCGGGAGCCCGGGCGTGGACCTGCTCGTCCCGGTGGTGCTGGTCGCCGGGGCGCTGGCGGTGGCCGGGTACGCGTACGTGAGCCGCCGTCGGCGGGCCAGGACGCGCACGACCCCGCACGGCGGGGTGCCGGTCCCGGACGCGGAGGAGCTGGACGAGCGGGCGCGGCGGGCGCTGGTGGAGACGGACGACGCGGTGCGCACGAGCCAGGAGGAGCTGGGCTTCGCGGTGGCGCAGTTCGGGGAGGCGGCGGCGAAACGGTTCGCCGAGGCCGTCGCGTACGCGGAGGGCGAGCTGACGACGGCGTTCCGGCTGCGGCAGCGGCTGGACGACGCGGAGCCGGAGGACGAGGTGACCCGGCGGGCCATGCTGGAGGAGATCACCACCCGGTGCGCGGACGCGGGGCGGCGCCTGGACGAGGAGTCGGCGGCCTTCGACGAGCTGCGCGACCTGGAGCGTACGGCCCCGCAGGCGCTGGCGGCGGCGGAGGCGGCGCACCGGGACCTGGAGGGCCGCCTGACGACGGCGGAGGCGGCCCTGTCGGCGATGCGGGCCCGCTACACGGACACCGCGGCGGCCCCGGTGGCCACGGCCCCCTCCCAGGCCCGCGCCCGCCTGGCGTTCGCGGCGACGAACCTGTCCCGCGCCCGGGAGGCCCTGGGCCCGTCGGCTCCGGGCGCGCCGGGCGGGGGCGGCGCGGGCGGCACGGGACCGTCGTACGCGGACCGGGAGGCGGCGGGCGGTACGGACGGCGGTGCCGGGCCCGCGTACGACCCGGCACAGGCGGGCGGGGCGGGCACGGTACCCGGCGGGGGCGCGGTACCGGGCGGGGCGGACAGCGGCACCGATGTCGGTGCCGGGCCCGCGTACGACCCGGCACAGGCGGGCGGCGCGAGCGGCGCGGGCGGTGGGCGGGTGTCCGTGGCGCCGTACCTGCGGGCCGCCGAGGGGGCGGTGGGGCAGGCCGCGCGGCTGGTCGAGGCCGTGGACCGGCGGGCCGTGGAGCTGGCGGAGGCGGCCGGGCGGCTGCCGGGGGCGCTGGCGGAGGCCGAGGCGGACCTCGCGGAGGCGCGCGGGGTGCTGGAGGGCACGCCCGGCGGGGCGGCGGCGGAGCTGCGGGGCCGGGTGGCACGGCTGGAGTCCGTCGTACGGGACGTGCGGCGCGTGACGGAGGCCGGCCGGTATGACCCGATCGACGCGCTGCGCCGCACCGAGGAGGCGGACGCGGCGCTGGACGAGGCGCTGGAGCGGGAGGGCGGCGTACGGCGGGCCCGCGCGTTCCTGGACCAGGCGCTGCTGGCCGCCCGGTCGTCGGTGGGCGCGGCGGAGGACTACCTGGCGACGCACCGGGGCGCCGTGGCCAGCGAGGCCCGCACCCGGCTGGCGGAGGCGCGGCGGCACCTGGCCGAGGCCGAGGCGGGCGCGGACCTCGGCCCGGATGCCGGTACGGGCGCCGGTGCGTGGGCGGACCCGCGTGCCGCGCTGGCGGACGCGCAGCGGGCGGACGCGCTGGCCCGGCAGGCGCAGGCGCTGGCCGAACAGGACGTACGGATGCGGGGCGCGCTCGGCGGGCGGCCGGGCGGCCCCGGCGGCCTCGGGGGTGCCGTACTGGGCGGCATCCTGCTGAGCGGGCTGATGGGCGGCGGGCGGCCGGGCGGGATGCCGGGCGGGTTCCCGGGCGGCCCGGCGAGCTTCGGCGGCGGGGGGACGCGCAGGCGGCTCGGCGGCGGGGGGCGCTTCTGA
- a CDS encoding PspA/IM30 family protein — MTKHSILGRVGQLAKANINALLDQAEDPALMLDQLIRDYSENIGEAEEAIAATIGNLRLLEEDHREDVEAAREWGEKARAASAKADELRASQRPELADKFDNLAKVALGRQLQSEKEAKAAEPMIASQSEVVEQLKSGLGRMREKLAELRTRRDELVARARSAEARNRMLDAVRSIDVLDPTSEISRFEDKVRREEAKALGKQELAASSLDAQFEQLDAAGDAAEIEARLAALKSAA; from the coding sequence ATGACCAAACACTCCATCCTCGGCCGCGTCGGCCAGTTGGCGAAGGCCAACATCAACGCCCTGCTGGACCAGGCCGAGGACCCGGCGCTGATGCTCGACCAGCTGATCCGCGACTACTCGGAGAACATCGGCGAGGCCGAGGAGGCGATCGCGGCGACCATCGGCAACCTCCGCCTCCTGGAGGAGGACCACCGGGAAGACGTGGAGGCGGCGCGCGAGTGGGGCGAGAAGGCGCGCGCGGCCAGCGCCAAGGCCGATGAGCTGCGCGCCTCGCAGCGGCCCGAGCTGGCGGACAAGTTCGACAACCTGGCGAAGGTCGCGCTCGGGCGGCAGCTCCAGTCGGAGAAGGAGGCGAAGGCGGCCGAGCCGATGATCGCCTCCCAGTCGGAGGTGGTCGAGCAGCTGAAGTCGGGCCTGGGCCGGATGCGGGAGAAGCTGGCGGAGCTGCGCACCCGGCGCGACGAGCTGGTGGCCCGCGCCCGCTCGGCGGAGGCCCGCAACCGGATGCTCGACGCGGTGCGGAGCATCGACGTGCTGGACCCGACGAGCGAGATCAGCCGGTTCGAGGACAAGGTGCGCCGCGAGGAGGCGAAGGCGCTGGGCAAGCAGGAGCTGGCCGCGTCGTCGCTGGACGCGCAGTTCGAGCAGCTGGACGCGGCGGGTGACGCGGCGGAGATCGAGGCGCGCCTGGCTGCCCTCAAGTCCGCCGCGTGA
- a CDS encoding ABC transporter substrate-binding protein: MKSTRTRSARAIVVALAAGSLVLTGCSTNEKGKGDTGKAAPGASEAAEQSKPVVYGDAAASTGPAKDVPGAKSGGFIEVYQQSDLSHMDPGQIYVSDAGQFSNLVHRKLTNYHEDAKGNLTVVGDIATDSGQTTDGGKTWKYTLKDGIKDEDGNVITSADIRHSIERLYSKVIFDGPTFVQTWLSGTDYRKALPDGPYKGQHLPNTVLETPDPKTVIFKFNQPRPDLPQALAMAGYAIVPAKQDTKEKYDKAPKALGPYKIAEYKAGKSLKLVRNTHWDPKTDSVRHQYVDGYNFTNTIDQASQTKRLIADQGEAKNAIQFTDSVDTTLVRDVVTKPDVNKRTVKGYQPYVWQMTFNMDRIKDKKVRDAITYAIPNERMIAADGGKYGGEIAGGLFAPTLPGHDPNYDPFGKKKKPNGDVAKAKELLKEAGFKEGTKLTYAYSNTPRGQKQSVIVKDALKAIGIDLQLKEIERASYYEQIGKVKNPYDLYMTGWGQDWSSPSTVVTPVYDGKLISDGGSNYSHINDPKVNALIEEALKLQPEQAAKKWEEAHKRIVEEINPAAPVYYSKQMQLFGSNIGGARYSTNSSYININDLYLKQP, translated from the coding sequence ATGAAGTCCACTCGAACGCGCTCCGCGCGCGCCATAGTCGTCGCCCTCGCGGCCGGCTCTCTGGTGCTGACCGGCTGCAGCACCAACGAAAAGGGCAAGGGCGACACGGGCAAGGCCGCGCCGGGCGCCAGCGAGGCCGCGGAGCAGTCGAAGCCGGTCGTCTACGGTGACGCCGCTGCCTCCACCGGTCCCGCCAAGGACGTCCCGGGCGCCAAGTCCGGCGGCTTCATCGAGGTCTACCAGCAGTCCGACCTCAGCCACATGGACCCGGGCCAGATCTACGTCTCCGACGCGGGTCAGTTCTCCAACCTGGTGCACCGCAAGCTGACGAACTACCACGAGGACGCCAAGGGCAACCTGACCGTCGTCGGTGACATCGCCACCGACTCCGGCCAGACCACCGACGGCGGCAAGACCTGGAAGTACACGCTCAAGGACGGCATCAAGGACGAGGACGGCAACGTCATCACGTCCGCCGACATCCGTCACTCCATCGAGCGCCTCTACTCGAAGGTCATCTTCGACGGCCCGACGTTCGTCCAGACCTGGCTGTCCGGCACGGACTACCGCAAGGCTCTGCCGGACGGCCCGTACAAGGGCCAGCACCTGCCGAACACGGTCCTGGAGACCCCGGACCCGAAGACGGTCATCTTCAAGTTCAACCAGCCGCGCCCGGACCTGCCGCAGGCTTTGGCCATGGCCGGTTACGCCATCGTGCCCGCGAAGCAGGACACGAAGGAGAAGTACGACAAGGCGCCCAAGGCCCTCGGCCCGTACAAGATCGCCGAGTACAAGGCCGGCAAGTCCCTCAAGCTGGTCCGCAACACGCACTGGGACCCGAAGACCGACTCGGTCCGCCACCAGTACGTGGACGGCTACAACTTCACCAACACCATCGACCAGGCCAGCCAGACCAAGCGTCTGATCGCCGACCAGGGCGAGGCGAAGAACGCCATCCAGTTCACCGACTCGGTGGACACCACGCTCGTCCGCGACGTCGTCACCAAGCCGGACGTCAACAAGCGCACGGTCAAGGGTTACCAGCCCTACGTCTGGCAGATGACCTTCAACATGGACCGCATCAAGGACAAGAAGGTCCGCGACGCGATCACCTACGCGATCCCGAACGAGCGGATGATCGCGGCCGACGGTGGCAAGTACGGCGGCGAGATCGCCGGCGGTCTGTTCGCCCCGACCCTGCCGGGCCACGACCCGAACTACGACCCGTTCGGCAAGAAGAAGAAGCCGAACGGCGACGTGGCGAAGGCCAAGGAGCTGCTCAAGGAGGCCGGGTTCAAGGAAGGCACCAAGCTGACCTACGCCTACTCCAACACCCCGCGTGGCCAGAAGCAGTCCGTCATCGTCAAGGACGCGCTCAAGGCGATCGGCATCGACCTCCAGCTGAAGGAGATCGAGCGCGCGAGCTACTACGAGCAGATCGGCAAGGTCAAGAACCCGTACGACCTGTACATGACCGGCTGGGGCCAGGACTGGTCCTCCCCGTCCACGGTCGTCACCCCGGTCTACGACGGCAAGCTCATCTCCGACGGTGGCTCGAACTACTCGCACATCAACGACCCGAAGGTCAACGCCCTCATCGAGGAGGCCCTGAAGCTCCAGCCGGAGCAGGCCGCCAAGAAGTGGGAAGAGGCCCACAAGCGGATCGTCGAGGAGATCAACCCGGCCGCCC
- the typA gene encoding translational GTPase TypA has protein sequence MPTRHDIRNVAIVAHVDHGKTTIVDAMLKQAGAFAAHQLDSVDDRMMDSNDLEREKGITILAKNTAVKYHPKDGGSPITINIIDTPGHADFGGEVERGLSMVDGVVLLVDASEGPLPQTRFVLRKALQKRMPVILCINKTDRPDSRIDEVVNETYDLFLDLDADEDQIEFPIVYACGRDGVASLTKPEDGTVPADSTNLEPFFSTILEHIPAPVYDDEAPLQAHVTNLDADNFLGRIALLRVQQGELKKGQTVAWMKRDGSVQNVRISELMMTEALTRKPAEKAGPGDICAVAGIPDIMIGETLADPENPIALPLITVDEPAISMTIGTNTSPLVGRGGTGKGADAKSAVKDRKVTARQVKDRLDRELIGNVSLRVLDTDRPDAWEVQGRGELALAILVETMRREGFELTIGKPQVVTKEIDGKVHEPVERMTIDVPEEHMGAVTQLMGVRKGRMDNMSNHGSGWVRMEFVVPSRGLIGFRTEFLTQTRGTGIAHSIHEGHEPWFGTLTTRNNGSLVADRAGAVTAFAMTNLQERGVLFVEPGTEVYEGMIVGENSRSDDMDVNITKEKKLTNMRSSTADVSESIVPPRKLSLEQSLEFCRDDECVEVTPEAVRIRKVNLDQRERARAASRAKHG, from the coding sequence ATGCCCACGCGCCACGACATCCGTAACGTAGCCATCGTCGCCCACGTTGACCACGGCAAGACGACCATCGTCGACGCCATGCTGAAGCAGGCGGGAGCCTTCGCCGCCCACCAGCTCGACTCGGTCGACGACCGCATGATGGACTCGAACGACCTGGAGCGTGAGAAGGGCATCACGATCCTCGCCAAGAACACGGCGGTGAAGTATCACCCCAAGGACGGCGGGTCCCCGATCACCATCAACATCATCGACACCCCCGGCCACGCCGACTTCGGCGGCGAGGTCGAGCGCGGCCTGTCGATGGTGGACGGCGTCGTGCTCCTCGTGGACGCGTCCGAGGGTCCGCTCCCGCAGACCCGCTTCGTGCTCCGCAAGGCCCTCCAGAAGCGGATGCCCGTCATCCTCTGCATCAACAAGACGGACCGCCCCGACTCCCGGATCGACGAGGTCGTCAACGAGACGTACGACCTGTTCCTGGACCTGGACGCCGACGAGGACCAGATCGAGTTCCCGATCGTCTACGCCTGCGGCCGCGACGGCGTCGCCTCGCTGACCAAGCCGGAGGACGGCACGGTCCCCGCCGACTCCACCAACCTGGAGCCGTTCTTCTCCACGATCCTGGAGCACATCCCCGCCCCCGTCTACGACGACGAGGCCCCGCTCCAGGCACACGTCACCAACCTCGACGCGGACAACTTCCTCGGCCGTATCGCGCTGCTGCGCGTCCAGCAGGGCGAGCTGAAGAAGGGCCAGACCGTCGCCTGGATGAAGCGTGACGGCTCGGTGCAGAACGTCCGCATCTCCGAGCTGATGATGACGGAGGCGCTCACCCGCAAGCCCGCCGAGAAGGCCGGACCGGGCGACATCTGCGCTGTCGCCGGCATCCCCGACATCATGATCGGCGAGACGCTGGCCGACCCGGAGAACCCGATCGCGCTGCCGCTGATCACGGTGGACGAGCCGGCCATCTCCATGACCATCGGCACCAACACCTCGCCGCTGGTCGGCCGGGGCGGCACGGGCAAGGGCGCCGACGCCAAGTCCGCCGTCAAGGACCGCAAGGTCACCGCCCGCCAGGTCAAGGACCGCCTCGACCGCGAGCTCATCGGCAACGTGTCGCTGCGCGTCCTGGACACCGACCGCCCCGACGCCTGGGAGGTGCAGGGCCGCGGCGAGCTGGCGCTGGCCATCCTCGTCGAGACGATGCGCCGGGAAGGCTTCGAGCTGACCATCGGCAAGCCGCAGGTCGTCACCAAGGAGATCGACGGCAAGGTCCACGAGCCGGTCGAGCGCATGACGATCGACGTGCCCGAGGAGCACATGGGCGCCGTCACGCAGCTCATGGGCGTCCGCAAGGGCCGCATGGACAACATGTCGAACCACGGCTCCGGCTGGGTCCGCATGGAGTTCGTCGTCCCGTCGCGCGGCCTCATCGGCTTCCGTACGGAGTTCCTGACGCAGACGCGCGGCACGGGCATCGCCCACTCCATCCACGAGGGCCACGAGCCGTGGTTCGGCACGCTGACGACCCGCAACAACGGCTCGCTCGTCGCGGACCGCGCCGGTGCCGTCACCGCGTTCGCGATGACCAACCTCCAGGAGCGCGGCGTCCTCTTCGTGGAGCCGGGCACCGAGGTGTACGAGGGCATGATCGTCGGTGAGAACTCGCGCTCCGACGACATGGACGTCAACATCACCAAGGAGAAGAAGCTCACCAACATGCGCTCCTCCACGGCCGATGTCTCCGAGTCGATCGTCCCGCCGCGGAAGCTGTCGCTGGAGCAGTCCCTGGAGTTCTGCCGCGACGACGAGTGCGTCGAGGTGACCCCGGAGGCCGTCCGCATCCGCAAGGTCAACCTCGACCAGCGCGAGCGCGCCCGCGCGGCGTCCCGCGCCAAGCACGGCTGA